The Lycium ferocissimum isolate CSIRO_LF1 unplaced genomic scaffold, AGI_CSIRO_Lferr_CH_V1 ctg9700, whole genome shotgun sequence region TTAATATAGCTGACTCCGAGCTGGTTTGGAATTAAGATGTAGTTTATTGATTGATCGACTCTGTGAGCATGATAACAACAAAAGTCATACCCCCTTTTGTTATAAGGAACAACAGAAGTCATACCTTAACAGATGAAAGAACAAATTTTGCGTGTTTTTCCTGAAATTCTGTAAGATCCTGCCGAACATTTGAGACTGTAGGAATATCAGAGATCACTGAATCATCTGCACGCAGAGACATACTTCAATtaaactagttttttttttttttttttttttaaaaaaagaataggCGACCGAAAAGAGAGAAACAAAGGAAAGTGTGATTAAGCATAGAAGAATCATTAGAAATTGTAAGGTAAATCACAATCTTTTCTTATAAATAATGGGAAGAACACTGCCTATGAGAGCTTGCTCAAATAGACGGCCCCACAGTTCCAAGCGTAGATTAAGGAGGAGGATTGTGGTATAAAACAAGTCTATTTATAATAAATCCTCCTAATAGTTTATTGAGTTGGAATTAAACTGCTCCAAATGGAGTGTTTGGATATTAAGGATCCACATAGCCGACTCCAACTAGCTTggtatggaggcataatagaGTAGTTATTGATAAATGAGGGAAATCACAATCTTTAACAAGTTTGTTGCCAAGAACTACAAATGGCATGCTCTATAAATTAATGCAAGAGATGAGGATCTCAAAAAGATATGGATTCAATTTAATTTACATAGAAATTGTTTTCGCTATTAGAATTCAAGAAATGAGAACAGCAAATAGTTGCTTCAATATAGTAGAACTTTCTTTAGCTAACTGTCAACGCTTCATGATTTTATCTAAATTCTCCCATATCATTCTAACTTTGCAGCTCCTATAAGAGGTGCAACCAACAGCGTCCCAATTGCCATGCTTTGGACTTGGCATGTTCCATTTGCAAATTTTGCAGGGTGCTTAATCCAGAAACAAGCACAATGACATTTATATATCTCATCACTTCCAAGAAGGATGAGGCTGATTAAGCCTATTGCCTGTTTGAACCATTTGAATGTTAAGAAAATCTACAAATGGCATGATAAACAGTGATTCTGTAGAATATAAACACAGTTAGGATTTTCCACCAGTAAGAACACACAATTGGTTGTCAAGACTAGTAGCTGGACCTGGTGAAATGAAAGAAGGTCGTGCATCTATTGTAGATCTAATTTGCGAGGCTGGGTTATAGATGAACCAATGGATTTCTAGGTTAATGCTAATGTACTACCAcctttaaaaattaatactGTCACTCTCACATGCTTCAAATGTTAACTCAACGATCTAATTATAAGCTTCACCTCAAGCTAGAGCGGAACATTATAAAACATTTTCCTGAACATACTTGGTTTTGCTCTATACACCGTGTCATCATTATGCATGTGTAAAATTATACATGCAGTAATctcaaataaatgaaatgaaatgactCACCGTGACAAATGTAGGGGTTACTCGAAAGAAAATTTATACATGTAGTAATctcaaataaatgaaatgaaactacCGTAACGAATGTAGAGGTTACTACAAAACAATGTGAACATGTTCTTGTCAGTATAAAACCTTGcataactaaataaataaacctGGTTTCTTTAGAGCTTCTAGCAGTCTCTTCTTTGTAGTTCCATATTTACTTCTGCCCTAAAACATTTTATATGTCCAGGACCACAGTAATAGTTCCCCAAATAGCAAAACACAAAAACAACTAGAAAAGAGATCTTCTTCGCATTTCCTACAATCAGAAAAATTAGATTGCAATTGTGACGTAACAAAATGTAATATCCTCAATCTGTTGAATTTCTCTTTTACATTCATCATAGAGAACTCACTGATCCAATTTTCAATCATTTTTACTTCTTTCAGCAATCAAATGAACTCAGAAATTGAAATAATATAGTTGTTCCAGTACAataaggggtcgtttgataGCTGGttagttatgcaggtattaggaatgcagggattagttatgagagaatctatgtattattttatggaGGGATTAGTTGTCagggtttatttattcatgtattagtgaTTCCATTGTCTATCCTGCATAAATAATGGAGTACATAGATTTCCTGATaacatattcatgtattagttattccacttTCTATCCTGCATAAAATTTTtgctcataacttatacatgtggGTTTTTACTACATGAATAACAAGACtcctaaccagctaccaaacaacccctaagtAGTACATTTTCACCCCTCTCATTCAAGTAGAGTAAATTAATTACCTTCAATTGGAAAATCCTTAAAGGTATTAATGGTAATCCCCTTAACGAATTCCCTCAAGTCATCCGTAACTCCAAATTTCTCGAGATCAGCAGGCGTAGGTGCATCCAACGACGCCGTTTGAGGCGCAGATGAAGACGGAATTTGAAACTTGATCTGTTCAGCGCGTTTAAGCGCGTCGATTTTGATCTGATCAGCGCGTTTAGAAGCTTCCGTAACAATTACATCTGCGCGTTTCGAAGCTTCAACGGCTATTTCTTTGGATCGTTTGGAAGCTTCGACGGCAATTTCTTTGGATCGCTTGGAAGCTTCAACGGCGAATTCTTTGGATCTTTTGGAAGCTTCTAGAACGACGTCGGAGAGTTTGGAAGAACCAATGGTTAGTTCTTGTGAACGATTAGCGGCTTCTTTTGTGAATTCTTGGGTTCGTTTTGCTGCTTCTTCTGCGAAATTACGAGCCTTCTGCCAGAAATCCATCTAGACTTTGAGTTGACGAAAGTAACGATTTGGAGATACTGGAAATGGGTTTTAATGAAGAAACAAATGTAACAAGTTTTTGTTAATTAGAGTTGCATCCAGGAGAagagttcatttcattttcctatGCCTTTTCGAGCATTttcgttttttctttcttctccaaataaGGAAGCGAGCAGGAATTTGGTGAGTATTTCTTAGGATCTTTTGGTTTAGAAGCAAGCTATTTTTAGTAATTAGTTTGCAAAAATTAATGCtgtatgaagtgtaaaataaataCGTGAATTACAATAgaggaattatttttttaatgaatataTGATTTGGTATACTAAAAATTATTACATAATGTGCATTTTAAGatacatttttttatattctaacaatatgaaatattgatctaTAGGAAAGGTTACTTTTGTTAGTTAGTAGTTTTAATTTACATAGTGCAAATATCAGCATTCTGTTATGCATAAATAATTAATACGTAAAATTCTACATAATTAATGCAGATATTAATCATGCGAAGAAGAAACCATGAAGCAAAATATTATACATAAAGCATCAATGTTAACCATATAGATGTGTCACATCATCTTGATTGGAAGTTGTAACAAATTTTTTATAGCTATAGGCCTTCTCGGAGAAAGACGCCTTTTCTCATCCAGTGGAATGACTTAAACCTCCTCCTTTGTCGGCGGCTTGGGTGGTGCATGACTAGTGACTGGAGGTTTATCTACATCCATGGCGGGAGGTTCTGTTGGAGTCCGTCCTTGTGACCCGGCTCTCCCCCTCCCCAGCCCTCAATGTGCCTCATGTTGTTGTTGCACCCCCTCACTTGGCAGATGCAGACGAACGTGTCATAACTTTAtgttcaagaaataaaataagggTTATTGTTTTAATCAACATTGTAGCATGATAAGATTCAGAAGAAGGAAAACCTTTCTAAAATGTCTGTGCAAACCtcaaagataagtacagacgtctttGTATCGATTCGTGAGGCTATACTAGACATTGTTTCATGACTCCAATGAAATTGATGACTCTAATGAAATTGAAAACACGGAGTTCTGATACCAaatttgtcacgatccaaatttAACACGTAGATCGCGACAAGGCACCTGACGAGTTACTACCCATAAAGCGAACCTT contains the following coding sequences:
- the LOC132046180 gene encoding uncharacterized protein LOC132046180, yielding MDFWQKARNFAEEAAKRTQEFTKEAANRSQELTIGSSKLSDVVLEASKRSKEFAVEASKRSKEIAVEASKRSKEIAVEASKRADVIVTEASKRADQIKIDALKRAEQIKFQIPSSSAPQTASLDAPTPADLEKFGVTDDLREFVKGITINTFKDFPIEDDSVISDIPTVSNVRQDLTEFQEKHAKFVLSSVKEISKLRYELCPRIMRERKFWRIYFILVSSHVGPYERKYMEEAETKSVEKAQVESEKEVSSAGTTSKPVVEAAAQKNKKATSSDQDLDVFLLGEDSDDGPDDGDDAFDDDFDKI